The following proteins are co-located in the Larimichthys crocea isolate SSNF chromosome XXIV, L_crocea_2.0, whole genome shotgun sequence genome:
- the cga gene encoding glycoprotein hormones alpha chain — protein MKRELCLSMVTPATTMGSVKSAGLSLLLLSFLIYVAESYPNIELSNMGCEECTLRKNSVFSRDRPVYQCMGCCFSRAYPTPLKAMKTMTIPKNITSEATCCVAKHSYEIEVAGIRVRNHTDCHCSTCYFHKI, from the exons ATGAAGAGGGAACTTTGTCTCAGCATG GTAACTCCTGCAACCACAATGGGCTCAGTGAAATCAGCCGGactgtctcttcttctgttgtctTTTCTTATTTACGTAGCTGAATCTTACCCCAACATTGAACTATCAAACA TGGGCTGTGAAGAGTGCACACTGAGAAAGAACAGTGTTTTCTCGAGGGATCGTCCAGTCTATCAGTGCATGGGCTGCTGCTTCTCCAGAGCGTATCCAACACCTCTTAAGGCCATGAAGACGATGACGATCCCAAAGAACATCACCTCGGAGGCGACATGCTGTGTCGCAAAGCACAGCTACGAG ATAGAGGTGGCCGGCATAAGGGTGAGAAACCACACAGACTGCCACTGCAGCACCTGCTATTTTCACAAGATATGA
- the LOC104922150 gene encoding heterogeneous nuclear ribonucleoprotein Q isoform X2: MKTYRQREKQGTKVSDTNKGPDEAKIKALLERTGYTLDVTTGQRKYGGPPPESAHSGAQPTIGTEIFVGKIPRDLFEDELVPLFEKAGPIWDLRLMMDPLSGLNRGYAFVTFCTKEAAQQAVKLCNNNEIRPGKHIGVCISVANNRLFVGSIPKSKTKEQIVEEFAKVTEGLNDVILYHQPDDKKKNRGFCFLEYEDHKTAAQARRRLMSGKVKVWGNVVTVEWADPIEDPDPEVMAKVKVLFVRNLASTVTEEILEKAFSQFGKLERVKKLKDYAFIHFEERDGAVKALADLNGKDLEGEHIEIVFAKPPDQKRKERKAQRQAAKTQMYDEYYYYGPPHMPPPTRGRGRGGRGGYSYPPDYYGYEDYYDYYGYDYHNYRGGYDDPYYGYDDFQGSGRGRGGRGGVRGGASQTRGRGAITPRGRLSFSQRGGPGTSRAGKRGRGRS; the protein is encoded by the exons ATGAAGAcgtacagacagagagagaaacaagggaCCAAAGTGTCAGACACCAATAAAGGACCAGATGAAGCCAAAATCAAA GCTTTGCTGGAGAGAACTGGCTACACACTCGATGTGACAACAGGCCAGAGGAAGTATGGAGGTCCCCCGCCAGAGTCCGCCCACTCAGGGGCACAGCCAACCATCGGTACAGAG ATATTTGTAGGCAAAATCCCCAGAGACCTTTTTGAGGATGAGCTGGTTCCGCTGTTTGAGAAAGCTGGCCCCATCTGGGACTTGCGCCTGATGATGGATCCTCTCAGTGGCCTGAACAGAGGCTACGCCTTTGTCACTTTCTGCACTAAAGAAGCTGCACAGCAGGCTGTCAAATTG TGCAACAACAATGAAATTCGACCAGGTAAACACATCGGAGTGTGTATCTCTGTGGCCAATAATAGACTGTTTGTTGGCTCCATCCCCAAGAgtaaaacaaaagagcagatTGTTGAAGAATTTGCAAAAGTCACAG AGGGTCTAAATGATGTCATATTGTACCACCAGCCAGACGACAAGAAAAAGAATCGGGGCTTTTGCTTCCTGGAGTATGAAGACCACAAGACGGCAGCTCAGGCCCGCCGCCGGCTGATGAGCGGCAAAGTGAAGGTGTGGGGCAATGTGGTCACCGTGGAGTGGGCTGATCCCATTGAGGACCCAGACCCAGAGGTCATGGCCAAG GTCAAGGTGCTATTTGTGAGGAACTTAGCTAGCACTGTCACGGAGGAGATCCTCGAAAAGGCGTTCAGTCAGTTCGGCAAGCTGGAGCGGGTGAAGAAATTGAAAGACTATGCCTTCATCCACTTTGAGGAAAGAGATGGTGCCGTgaag GCTTTGGCTGATCTCAACGGCAAAGACCTCGAGGGAGAGCACATTGAAATAGTCTTCGCCAAGCCCCCTGACCAGAAGAGGAAAGAGCGCAAAGCGCAGAGACAAGCCgctaaaacacaaat GTATGATGAATACTATTATTACGGGCCTCCCCATATGCCACCACCCACAAGAGGCCGAGGCCGCGGTGGACGAGGAGGTTATTCTTACCCTCCCGACTATTATGGCTATGAAGACTATTACGATTACTATGGATACGACTACCACAACTACCGGGGCGGCTATGATGATCCGTACTACGGCTATGACGACTTCCAAGGCTCtggaagaggacgaggagggaggggaggagtcCGTGGCGGTGCCAGTCAGACCAGGGGCCGCGGTGCCATCACACCGAGGGGCCGATTGAGCTTCTCCCAGCGAGGAGGCCCTGGAACAAGCAGAG CAGGGAAACGGGGCCGAGGGCGATCCTGA
- the LOC104922150 gene encoding heterogeneous nuclear ribonucleoprotein Q isoform X1, which produces MATEHINGNGPEEPMDTSAAVTHSEHFQTLLEAGLPQKVAEKLDEIYIAGLVSHSDLDDRAIEALKEFNEEGALQVLLQFKDSDLSHVQNKSAFLCGVMKTYRQREKQGTKVSDTNKGPDEAKIKALLERTGYTLDVTTGQRKYGGPPPESAHSGAQPTIGTEIFVGKIPRDLFEDELVPLFEKAGPIWDLRLMMDPLSGLNRGYAFVTFCTKEAAQQAVKLCNNNEIRPGKHIGVCISVANNRLFVGSIPKSKTKEQIVEEFAKVTEGLNDVILYHQPDDKKKNRGFCFLEYEDHKTAAQARRRLMSGKVKVWGNVVTVEWADPIEDPDPEVMAKVKVLFVRNLASTVTEEILEKAFSQFGKLERVKKLKDYAFIHFEERDGAVKALADLNGKDLEGEHIEIVFAKPPDQKRKERKAQRQAAKTQMYDEYYYYGPPHMPPPTRGRGRGGRGGYSYPPDYYGYEDYYDYYGYDYHNYRGGYDDPYYGYDDFQGSGRGRGGRGGVRGGASQTRGRGAITPRGRLSFSQRGGPGTSRAGKRGRGRS; this is translated from the exons ATGGCCACAGAACATATTAATGGAAATGGTCCAGAAGAACCAATGGACACCTCTGCTGCAGTTACCCATTCTGAGCACTTCCAGACTTTATTAGAAGCTGGTTTACCACAGAAAGTTGCTGAAAAACTAGATGAAATTTACATAGCAG gtTTGGTGTCACACAGTGACTTAGATGATCGAGCGATCGAGGCTCTGAAAGAATTCAACGAGGAAGGTGCTTTGCAAGTCCTTTTGCAATTTAAGGACAGTGACCTCTCACATGTTCAG aaCAAAAGTGCCTTTCTTTGTGGCGTGATGAAGAcgtacagacagagagagaaacaagggaCCAAAGTGTCAGACACCAATAAAGGACCAGATGAAGCCAAAATCAAA GCTTTGCTGGAGAGAACTGGCTACACACTCGATGTGACAACAGGCCAGAGGAAGTATGGAGGTCCCCCGCCAGAGTCCGCCCACTCAGGGGCACAGCCAACCATCGGTACAGAG ATATTTGTAGGCAAAATCCCCAGAGACCTTTTTGAGGATGAGCTGGTTCCGCTGTTTGAGAAAGCTGGCCCCATCTGGGACTTGCGCCTGATGATGGATCCTCTCAGTGGCCTGAACAGAGGCTACGCCTTTGTCACTTTCTGCACTAAAGAAGCTGCACAGCAGGCTGTCAAATTG TGCAACAACAATGAAATTCGACCAGGTAAACACATCGGAGTGTGTATCTCTGTGGCCAATAATAGACTGTTTGTTGGCTCCATCCCCAAGAgtaaaacaaaagagcagatTGTTGAAGAATTTGCAAAAGTCACAG AGGGTCTAAATGATGTCATATTGTACCACCAGCCAGACGACAAGAAAAAGAATCGGGGCTTTTGCTTCCTGGAGTATGAAGACCACAAGACGGCAGCTCAGGCCCGCCGCCGGCTGATGAGCGGCAAAGTGAAGGTGTGGGGCAATGTGGTCACCGTGGAGTGGGCTGATCCCATTGAGGACCCAGACCCAGAGGTCATGGCCAAG GTCAAGGTGCTATTTGTGAGGAACTTAGCTAGCACTGTCACGGAGGAGATCCTCGAAAAGGCGTTCAGTCAGTTCGGCAAGCTGGAGCGGGTGAAGAAATTGAAAGACTATGCCTTCATCCACTTTGAGGAAAGAGATGGTGCCGTgaag GCTTTGGCTGATCTCAACGGCAAAGACCTCGAGGGAGAGCACATTGAAATAGTCTTCGCCAAGCCCCCTGACCAGAAGAGGAAAGAGCGCAAAGCGCAGAGACAAGCCgctaaaacacaaat GTATGATGAATACTATTATTACGGGCCTCCCCATATGCCACCACCCACAAGAGGCCGAGGCCGCGGTGGACGAGGAGGTTATTCTTACCCTCCCGACTATTATGGCTATGAAGACTATTACGATTACTATGGATACGACTACCACAACTACCGGGGCGGCTATGATGATCCGTACTACGGCTATGACGACTTCCAAGGCTCtggaagaggacgaggagggaggggaggagtcCGTGGCGGTGCCAGTCAGACCAGGGGCCGCGGTGCCATCACACCGAGGGGCCGATTGAGCTTCTCCCAGCGAGGAGGCCCTGGAACAAGCAGAG CAGGGAAACGGGGCCGAGGGCGATCCTGA